In the genome of Sphaeramia orbicularis chromosome 13, fSphaOr1.1, whole genome shotgun sequence, one region contains:
- the LOC115431270 gene encoding neural Wiskott-Aldrich syndrome protein isoform X2 has product MDYQQDSMSSGVGGAMSASWHDDDDDLKVGGVKCLRSKPRFSVTEVKMLLEAVKRNRYIVLKKFNQGVSAEAKKQTWAEITDEINALGENHREVRQIMKKWADLKCDAKRRIVALRGPNGKNLRKKNLGPLEKMVHKILLMSPKGDEDSDVDLDDDSFSKLAGKGTPSNPSVFAYLGVTDDSLPLPENSYDFSPLSSPDKDPGAERFMDMDEDDDSSLSVPVVPPTPTSLEPLPDDALMRLKPVYTYSRTNSQNHNHIQNHTSSRPSTSLNFPPVSDVDAAPPLSPPGPCVPAPSLPLPSSDSAPQPPPAGSSSSATSARPDPSPSCDPSDPLPAGASSGRVHEQVSQLASQSLQQQRAGRMLLTSVSRSLEALAQSVQLLVESQHQFVQESLMLQRETVNVLKDFSNTALTMLRDKSNGGPTQPHTMARFNY; this is encoded by the exons ATGGATTATCAGCAGGACAGTATGAGCAGCGGAGTGGGCGGAGCCATGTCGGCCTCGTGGCACGACGATGATGACGATTTGAAGGTTGGAGGAGTGAAATGTTTGAGATCCAAACCCAGGTTCTCCGTCACTGAGGTCAAAATGCTGCTGGAGGCGGTGAAAAGGAACAGATACATCGTACTCA AGAAGTTTAACCAAGGAGTTTCAGCTGAAGCAAAGAAGCAGACGTGGGCTGAAATCACAGACGAGATCAACGCTCTGGGAGAAAACCACAGGGAG GTTCGTCAGATCATGAAAAAATGGGCAGATCTTAAATGTGATGCCAAACGGCGCATCGTGGCGCTGCGTGGTCCGAACGGGAAGAACCTGAGGAAGAAGAACCTGGGCCCTCTGGAGAAGATGGTCCACAAAATACTTCTGATGAGCCCCAAAGGAG ATGAAGACAGTGATGTGGACCTGGATGACGACAGTTTCTCTAAACTTGCCGGTAAAGGTACCCCGTCCAACCCGTCTGTGTTCGCTTACCTCGGTGTGACTGATGACTCCCTTCCTTTACCAGAGAACTCCTACGACTTTTCACCTCTGTCCTCCCCAGACAAAGACCCTGGAG CTGAGCGGTTCATGGACATGGACGAGGACGATGACTCCTCCCTGTCCGTCCCCGTCGTCCCGCCGACGCCCACGTCCCTGGAGCCCCTCCCTGACGACGCCCTGATGAGGCTGAAACCCGTCTACACCTACTCCAGAACCAACagccagaaccacaaccacatcCAGAACCACACCTCCTCCAGACCTTCCACCTCGCTCAACTTCCCCCCCGTGTCTGACGTGGACGCTGCCCCGCCCCTGTCGCCCCCGGGCCCCTGTGTCCCTGCCCCCTCGCTGCCGTTACCCTCATCGGACTCTGCCCCTCAGCCCCCTCCCGCCGGGTCTTCCTCGTCCGCTACCTCCGCCCGGCCCGACCCTTCCCCCTCCTGTGACCCATCCGACCCCCTCCCGGCGGGGGCGTCCTCGGGGCGTGTCCACGAACAGGTGTCCCAGCTGGCGTCCCAGAGCCTGCAGCAGCAGCGGGCGGGGCGCATGCTGCTGACGTCGGTGTCGCGGTCCCTGGAGGCGCTGGCCCAGTCGGTGCAGCTGCTGGTGGAGAGTCAGCACCAGTTCGTCCAGGAGTCACTGATGCTGCAGAGGGAGACGGTCAACGTCCTCAAGGACTTCTCCAACACGGCGCTGACCATGCTGAGGGACAAGTCCAACGGAGGACCGACACAGCCGCACACCATGGCACGCTTCAACTATTAG
- the LOC115431270 gene encoding neural Wiskott-Aldrich syndrome protein isoform X1, with protein sequence MLRVQGRKKLCRRSLRSAFFTSVRSFGRTAEEGGDTGREKRHFFLVRVSSVQTGRWFRRCQAWTALKSHSAPMDYQQDSMSSGVGGAMSASWHDDDDDLKVGGVKCLRSKPRFSVTEVKMLLEAVKRNRYIVLKKFNQGVSAEAKKQTWAEITDEINALGENHREVRQIMKKWADLKCDAKRRIVALRGPNGKNLRKKNLGPLEKMVHKILLMSPKGDEDSDVDLDDDSFSKLAGKGTPSNPSVFAYLGVTDDSLPLPENSYDFSPLSSPDKDPGAERFMDMDEDDDSSLSVPVVPPTPTSLEPLPDDALMRLKPVYTYSRTNSQNHNHIQNHTSSRPSTSLNFPPVSDVDAAPPLSPPGPCVPAPSLPLPSSDSAPQPPPAGSSSSATSARPDPSPSCDPSDPLPAGASSGRVHEQVSQLASQSLQQQRAGRMLLTSVSRSLEALAQSVQLLVESQHQFVQESLMLQRETVNVLKDFSNTALTMLRDKSNGGPTQPHTMARFNY encoded by the exons ATGTTGCGCGTTCAAGGGAGGAAAAAACTGTGTCGTCGGAGTCTGCGCAGTGCGTTTTTCACGTCAGTCCGAAGTTTCGGGAGAACCGCGGAGGAAGGAGGGGACACAGGCCGAGAAAAACGCCATTTTTTCCTG GTCAGAGTGTCTTCGGTCCAGACTGGCAGGTGGTTCAGGAGGTGCCAAGCCTGGACGGCGCTGAAATCACACTCAGCTCCAATGGATTATCAGCAGGACAGTATGAGCAGCGGAGTGGGCGGAGCCATGTCGGCCTCGTGGCACGACGATGATGACGATTTGAAGGTTGGAGGAGTGAAATGTTTGAGATCCAAACCCAGGTTCTCCGTCACTGAGGTCAAAATGCTGCTGGAGGCGGTGAAAAGGAACAGATACATCGTACTCA AGAAGTTTAACCAAGGAGTTTCAGCTGAAGCAAAGAAGCAGACGTGGGCTGAAATCACAGACGAGATCAACGCTCTGGGAGAAAACCACAGGGAG GTTCGTCAGATCATGAAAAAATGGGCAGATCTTAAATGTGATGCCAAACGGCGCATCGTGGCGCTGCGTGGTCCGAACGGGAAGAACCTGAGGAAGAAGAACCTGGGCCCTCTGGAGAAGATGGTCCACAAAATACTTCTGATGAGCCCCAAAGGAG ATGAAGACAGTGATGTGGACCTGGATGACGACAGTTTCTCTAAACTTGCCGGTAAAGGTACCCCGTCCAACCCGTCTGTGTTCGCTTACCTCGGTGTGACTGATGACTCCCTTCCTTTACCAGAGAACTCCTACGACTTTTCACCTCTGTCCTCCCCAGACAAAGACCCTGGAG CTGAGCGGTTCATGGACATGGACGAGGACGATGACTCCTCCCTGTCCGTCCCCGTCGTCCCGCCGACGCCCACGTCCCTGGAGCCCCTCCCTGACGACGCCCTGATGAGGCTGAAACCCGTCTACACCTACTCCAGAACCAACagccagaaccacaaccacatcCAGAACCACACCTCCTCCAGACCTTCCACCTCGCTCAACTTCCCCCCCGTGTCTGACGTGGACGCTGCCCCGCCCCTGTCGCCCCCGGGCCCCTGTGTCCCTGCCCCCTCGCTGCCGTTACCCTCATCGGACTCTGCCCCTCAGCCCCCTCCCGCCGGGTCTTCCTCGTCCGCTACCTCCGCCCGGCCCGACCCTTCCCCCTCCTGTGACCCATCCGACCCCCTCCCGGCGGGGGCGTCCTCGGGGCGTGTCCACGAACAGGTGTCCCAGCTGGCGTCCCAGAGCCTGCAGCAGCAGCGGGCGGGGCGCATGCTGCTGACGTCGGTGTCGCGGTCCCTGGAGGCGCTGGCCCAGTCGGTGCAGCTGCTGGTGGAGAGTCAGCACCAGTTCGTCCAGGAGTCACTGATGCTGCAGAGGGAGACGGTCAACGTCCTCAAGGACTTCTCCAACACGGCGCTGACCATGCTGAGGGACAAGTCCAACGGAGGACCGACACAGCCGCACACCATGGCACGCTTCAACTATTAG